One genomic region from Gossypium hirsutum isolate 1008001.06 chromosome D13, Gossypium_hirsutum_v2.1, whole genome shotgun sequence encodes:
- the LOC107945368 gene encoding actin-related protein 4, with product MYGGDEVSAIVIDLGSHTCKAGCAGEDAPKAVFPSVVGCIDQMDADDDKENNDSETNNNNVDSNKPKGKRRLYVGSQALGFRCDHMEVVSPLKDGVVVDWDIVDSIWDHALKDCLLVDPKEHPMLLAEPSSNTQQQRERTAELMFEKYKVPALFLAKNAVLTSFASGRATSVVVDSGGGSTTVAPVHDGYVLQKAVSSSPIGGEFLTDCLMKSLESKGIVIKPRYSFKRKEIQPGVFQTVDVDFPHTTESYKLYSQRVIASDIKECVCRAPDTPYDESAYSNIPMTPYELPDGQTIEIGADRFKIPDILFNPPLAQTIPGMDNFAEISPSVRGLPQMVIESINRCDVDIRKELFGSILLAGGTASMQQLKERLEKDLLEESPQAARVKVLASGNATERRFSVWIGGSILASLGSFQQMWFSKSEYDEHGASYIQRKCP from the exons ATGTATGGAGGAG ATGAAGTATCGGCTATAGTGATAGATTTAGGGTCTCACACTTGCAAAGCTGGTTGTGCCGGTGAAGATGCTCCCAAGGCTGTATTTCCCTCT GTTGTGGGGTGCATTGATCAAATGGATGCTGATGATGACAAAGAAAACAACGATTCTGAGACTAACAACAATAATGTTGATTCCAACAAACCCAAGGGAAAACGCAGGTTGTATGTAGGCTCTCAAGCCTTGGGTTTTCGTTGTGACCATATGGAG GTGGTGTCACCCCTAAAGGATGGGGTTGTTGTTGATTGGGATATTGTTGATAGCATATGGGATCATGCTTTAAAGGATTGTTTACTCGTTGATCCGAAGGAACATCCAATGCTACTTGCTGAGCCTTCTTCCAACACTCAACAACAGAGGGAGAG GACAGCAGAACTCATGTTCGAAAAGTACAAAGTTCCTGCTTTGTTTTTGGCGAAGAATGCG GTTCTTACATCTTTTGCATCAGGACGTGCTACCtctgttgttgttgatag TGGTGGAGGATCAACTACTGTTGCCCCAGTACATGATGGTTATGTTCTTCAAAAG GCAGTGTCTTCTTCTCCTATTGGAGGAGAATTTCTTACTGATTGCTTGATGAAAAGCTTGGAAAGCAAAGGCATCGTG ATAAAACCGAGGTACTCTTTTAAGAGAAAGGAAATACAACCAGGGGTCTTCCAG ACTGTAGATGTTGATTTTCCACATACAACTGAATCTTACAAGCTGTACTCCCAG AGAGTAATTGCAAGTGATATCAAGGAATGTGTATGTCGAGCTCCAGATACTCCTTATGATG AAAGTGCATATTCTAATATCCCAATGACCCCATATGAGCTTCCTGATGGCCA GACAATTGAAATTGGCGCTGATAGATTCAAGATCCCTGATATTTTGTTTAACCCTCCTTTGGCTCAG ACTATTCCTGGAATGGACAATTTTGCTGAGATTTCTCCATCTGTTCGTGGTTTGCCACAAATG GTCATAGAAAGCATTAATAGATGCGATGTGGACATTCGGAAAGAACTGTTTGGCAGCATATTG CTTGCAGGTGGTACAGCATCAATGCAACAGTTGAAAGAACGACTTGAGAAAGACTTGCTTGag GAATCTCCTCAAGCTGCTAGAGTTAAAGTACTGGCAAGTGGAAATGCAACAGAAAGAAGATTCAG TGTTTGGATAGGAGGGAGTATATTGGCATCTCTTGGTTCATTCCAGCAAATGTGGTTCTCCAAGTCAGA
- the LOC107950650 gene encoding uncharacterized protein isoform X2, with product MRIRNSRPPFPLPSVSDPTSRFTHRLPSGNGLYFDDRFLVQETNRQIGWSFFHLKNAACQVSEECGELNKVLTMETRPINCQDKEKRKSYRMQEKSSQAMGGPHEAQANRADEGSEPYLFIKDNKDGNTSSGAVNFDIAQPFTSYELGGEVSDKKKKQICLLETEMVRGRKEDAILEKKMELGNVSEKSIEDEYGSKRTRTLFCPTNCEYFFLPENEGFEGYGGMQGGMSFEDMVVETKEKPRRVKKRKEGDQSGDAKWYTERFIGKQASNEGKSSKRGKHTADAQWEKRRRRSRPRNASNLSR from the exons ATGAGAATCCGTAACAGTCGCCCTCCATTTCCTCTTCCTTCAGTATCAGATCCTACATCAAGGTTTACACATCGTCTCCCATCAGGAAATGGCCTTTACTTTGATGACCGTTTCTTGGTTCAAGAAACCAATCGCCAAATTGGATGGTCATTCTTCCACTTGAAAAATGCTGCATGTCAAGTTTCTGAAGAATGTGGGGAGTTGAATAAGGTGCTAACTATGGAAACCAGACCAATAAATTGTCAAGacaaggaaaaaaggaaaagctATCGCATGCAGGAGAAATCCAGTCAA gcTATGGGAGGACCACATGAAGCACAGGCCAACAGAGCTGATGAAGGCAGTGAACCCTACCTGTTCATTAAAGA TAACAAAGACGGAAATACCTCTAGTGGTGCAGTTAACTTTGACATTGCACAGCCTTTTACTTCCTATGAACTTG GAGGGGAAGTATCAgacaagaagaaaaaacaaatttgCCTGCTAGAGACTGAGATGGTAAGAGGCAGGAAGGAAGATGCAATACTTGAAAAAAAGATGGAACTGGGAAATGTTTCTGAGAAAAGTATAGAAGATGAATATGGTAGCAAGAGGACTAGGACTCTTTTTTGTCCTACAAACTGTGAATATTTCTTCCTTCCTGAAAATGAGGGCTTTGAGGGATATGGAGGAATGCAAGGTGGAATGAGCTTTGAGGATATGGTTGTTGAGACGAAGGAGAAGCCAAGAAGGGTAAAGAAAAGGAAGGAAGGTGATCAATCTGGAGATGCCAAGTGGTATACCGA AAGGTTCATCGGCAAACAAGCTTCAAACGAAGGAAAGTCATCAAAGAGAGGAAAGCATACTGCCGATGCCCAATGGGAAAAACGG AGGAGGAGGAGTAGACCAAGGAATGCGAGTAATCTCTCTCGATAA
- the LOC107950650 gene encoding uncharacterized protein isoform X5, translating into METRPINCQDKEKRKSYRMQEKSSQAMGGPHEAQANRADEGSEPYLFIKDNKDGNTSSGAVNFDIAQPFTSYELGGEVSDKKKKQICLLETEMVRGRKEDAILEKKMELGNVSEKSIEDEYGSKRTRTLFCPTNCEYFFLPENEGFEGYGGMQGGMSFEDMVVETKEKPRRVKKRKEGDQSGDAKWYTERFIGKQASNEGKSSKRGKHTADAQWEKRRRRSRPRNASNLSR; encoded by the exons ATGGAAACCAGACCAATAAATTGTCAAGacaaggaaaaaaggaaaagctATCGCATGCAGGAGAAATCCAGTCAA gcTATGGGAGGACCACATGAAGCACAGGCCAACAGAGCTGATGAAGGCAGTGAACCCTACCTGTTCATTAAAGA TAACAAAGACGGAAATACCTCTAGTGGTGCAGTTAACTTTGACATTGCACAGCCTTTTACTTCCTATGAACTTG GAGGGGAAGTATCAgacaagaagaaaaaacaaatttgCCTGCTAGAGACTGAGATGGTAAGAGGCAGGAAGGAAGATGCAATACTTGAAAAAAAGATGGAACTGGGAAATGTTTCTGAGAAAAGTATAGAAGATGAATATGGTAGCAAGAGGACTAGGACTCTTTTTTGTCCTACAAACTGTGAATATTTCTTCCTTCCTGAAAATGAGGGCTTTGAGGGATATGGAGGAATGCAAGGTGGAATGAGCTTTGAGGATATGGTTGTTGAGACGAAGGAGAAGCCAAGAAGGGTAAAGAAAAGGAAGGAAGGTGATCAATCTGGAGATGCCAAGTGGTATACCGA AAGGTTCATCGGCAAACAAGCTTCAAACGAAGGAAAGTCATCAAAGAGAGGAAAGCATACTGCCGATGCCCAATGGGAAAAACGG AGGAGGAGGAGTAGACCAAGGAATGCGAGTAATCTCTCTCGATAA
- the LOC107950650 gene encoding uncharacterized protein isoform X1, with translation MRIRNSRPPFPLPSVSDPTSRFTHRLPSGNGLYFDDRFLVQETNRQIGWSFFHLKNAACQVSEECGELNKVLTMETRPINCQDKEKRKSYRMQEKSSQAMGGPHEAQANRADEGSEPYLFIKDNKDGNTSSGAVNFDIAQPFTSYELGGEVSDKKKKQICLLETEMVRGRKEDAILEKKMELGNVSEKSIEDEYGSKRTRTLFCPTNCEYFFLPENEGFEGYGGMQGGMSFEDMVVETKEKPRRVKKRKEGDQSGDAKWYTERFIGKQASNEGKSSKRGKHTADAQWEKRMQRRRSRPRNASNLSR, from the exons ATGAGAATCCGTAACAGTCGCCCTCCATTTCCTCTTCCTTCAGTATCAGATCCTACATCAAGGTTTACACATCGTCTCCCATCAGGAAATGGCCTTTACTTTGATGACCGTTTCTTGGTTCAAGAAACCAATCGCCAAATTGGATGGTCATTCTTCCACTTGAAAAATGCTGCATGTCAAGTTTCTGAAGAATGTGGGGAGTTGAATAAGGTGCTAACTATGGAAACCAGACCAATAAATTGTCAAGacaaggaaaaaaggaaaagctATCGCATGCAGGAGAAATCCAGTCAA gcTATGGGAGGACCACATGAAGCACAGGCCAACAGAGCTGATGAAGGCAGTGAACCCTACCTGTTCATTAAAGA TAACAAAGACGGAAATACCTCTAGTGGTGCAGTTAACTTTGACATTGCACAGCCTTTTACTTCCTATGAACTTG GAGGGGAAGTATCAgacaagaagaaaaaacaaatttgCCTGCTAGAGACTGAGATGGTAAGAGGCAGGAAGGAAGATGCAATACTTGAAAAAAAGATGGAACTGGGAAATGTTTCTGAGAAAAGTATAGAAGATGAATATGGTAGCAAGAGGACTAGGACTCTTTTTTGTCCTACAAACTGTGAATATTTCTTCCTTCCTGAAAATGAGGGCTTTGAGGGATATGGAGGAATGCAAGGTGGAATGAGCTTTGAGGATATGGTTGTTGAGACGAAGGAGAAGCCAAGAAGGGTAAAGAAAAGGAAGGAAGGTGATCAATCTGGAGATGCCAAGTGGTATACCGA AAGGTTCATCGGCAAACAAGCTTCAAACGAAGGAAAGTCATCAAAGAGAGGAAAGCATACTGCCGATGCCCAATGGGAAAAACGG ATGCAGAGGAGGAGGAGTAGACCAAGGAATGCGAGTAATCTCTCTCGATAA
- the LOC107950650 gene encoding octanoyltransferase LIP2, mitochondrial isoform X3: MRGPGKLEVWKMGFVNYLDALKLQEKLVSDRKLCRIPDTLLSLQHPPIYTLGKRRTDHNLLLPVSELKNIGAELHYTQRGGDITFHGPHQAILYPIISLREIGIGARNYVEKLESTMIELSSLYGVKACAGQKGETGVWIGERKIGAIGVRISYGITSHGLAYNIDPDLKYFKHIVPCGITDKEVTSLRRETATVLPAEEVIQEQLISCFARLFGYSTVTWKENPSIFSDHESID, encoded by the coding sequence ATGAGAGGTCCAGGTAAACTTGAGGTGTGGAAGATGGGCTTTGTCAATTACTTGGATGCACTTAAGCTGCAGGAGAAGCTGGTATCTGATAGAAAATTATGTAGGATACCTGATACTCTTCTGTCCCTGCAACATCCACCGATTTATACCCTTGGAAAGCGGCGAACCGATCACAATTTGTTATTACCTGTGTCTGAATTGAAAAATATAGGAGCTGAGCTTCATTATACGCAAAGGGGAGGAGACATTACATTTCATGGTCCCCATCAAGCCATCCTATATCCTATTATTTCACTTCGTGAAATTGGGATTGGCGCTAGGAATTATGTGGAGAAACTTGAGTCAACTATGATTGAATTATCATCCTTGTATGGCGTGAAAGCTTGTGCTGGCCAAAAGGGTGAGACAGGCGTTTGGATTGGAGAAAGAAAGATTGGTGCAATTGGTGTCCGGATATCATATGGAATAACCTCTCATGGGCTGGCATACAACATTGATCCTGATTTGAAGTATTTTAAACATATTGTGCCTTGTGGAATTACTGATAAAGAAGTTACATCTTTGAGAAGGGAGACAGCCACTGTGCTTCCGGCGGAAGAAGTCATTCAAGAGCAGTTAATTTCTTGTTTTGCAAGACTTTTTGGTTATAGCACTGTCACGTGGAAGGAGAATCCTTCAATATTTTCTGATCATGAAAGCATAGATTGA
- the LOC107950650 gene encoding uncharacterized protein isoform X4, with amino-acid sequence METRPINCQDKEKRKSYRMQEKSSQAMGGPHEAQANRADEGSEPYLFIKDNKDGNTSSGAVNFDIAQPFTSYELGGEVSDKKKKQICLLETEMVRGRKEDAILEKKMELGNVSEKSIEDEYGSKRTRTLFCPTNCEYFFLPENEGFEGYGGMQGGMSFEDMVVETKEKPRRVKKRKEGDQSGDAKWYTERFIGKQASNEGKSSKRGKHTADAQWEKRMQRRRSRPRNASNLSR; translated from the exons ATGGAAACCAGACCAATAAATTGTCAAGacaaggaaaaaaggaaaagctATCGCATGCAGGAGAAATCCAGTCAA gcTATGGGAGGACCACATGAAGCACAGGCCAACAGAGCTGATGAAGGCAGTGAACCCTACCTGTTCATTAAAGA TAACAAAGACGGAAATACCTCTAGTGGTGCAGTTAACTTTGACATTGCACAGCCTTTTACTTCCTATGAACTTG GAGGGGAAGTATCAgacaagaagaaaaaacaaatttgCCTGCTAGAGACTGAGATGGTAAGAGGCAGGAAGGAAGATGCAATACTTGAAAAAAAGATGGAACTGGGAAATGTTTCTGAGAAAAGTATAGAAGATGAATATGGTAGCAAGAGGACTAGGACTCTTTTTTGTCCTACAAACTGTGAATATTTCTTCCTTCCTGAAAATGAGGGCTTTGAGGGATATGGAGGAATGCAAGGTGGAATGAGCTTTGAGGATATGGTTGTTGAGACGAAGGAGAAGCCAAGAAGGGTAAAGAAAAGGAAGGAAGGTGATCAATCTGGAGATGCCAAGTGGTATACCGA AAGGTTCATCGGCAAACAAGCTTCAAACGAAGGAAAGTCATCAAAGAGAGGAAAGCATACTGCCGATGCCCAATGGGAAAAACGG ATGCAGAGGAGGAGGAGTAGACCAAGGAATGCGAGTAATCTCTCTCGATAA